A stretch of DNA from Arthrobacter globiformis:
CGGCACAGCGGTCCGTCCACCCGCCGGCGCCGCCGGGTCTCATACCAGGAAAGCACCGCAGGGCTGCTGCGGTAGGCGGCAATGCCGCTCACCCCTGCGACGGCGGCCAGGGCCAGGCCCGCCGGTGGCGAGGCAACCGCGGGGATAAGCAGTGCCGGGGCAATCACCACCGCGCCGCCGAAAAGGTCCCAGAACAGCAGGTCAGAACTGTCGCCGTCGGACGTCTTTAAGTGATGGCGCACGATGAAAACCGTGCAGGCGACTGCGGCCGCCAGCACTGCGCTCCAGAGGACCAGTTGCAGCAGCCCCAAGGGGGCGGCTTCGGAAACTGCGGGCACCACTGCACCTCCCAAGGACGGGCGCTGCCCGGCAATTCGGGCCGCACTTAAATTGCAGCCCCTGCGAAAGCCCCGGTCAATGGGTACCGCCCCGGCCGTTTGCAGCGGCGGCCGTGCGGCGTAGCGTAGGCGCCATGCGACTCAAAATGTGCAGCATCCACGTCCAGGACCCTGCCGCGGCGCACTCCTTCTACACGGAGACCCTCGGCTTCGACACGCTCATGGCCATGCCCGAGCACAACCTCTTTATCGTCAAGGACCCCGGAGCCGGCGGCACCGTGGGACTGCTGCTGGAGCCCAGCGACAACCCCATCGCCTCCACCTACAGCAAGGGACTGTACGACGCCGGGATCCCCGCCATCGTCTTTGGCACACCGGACGTCAAGGCGGAGTACGAGCGCCTGTCCGCCGCCGGCGTCCAGTTCCGGGGCGAGCCCGCCGAGGATCCGTCGGGGATCTCCGCGGTGTTCGACGACGGCTGCGGTAACTACATCCAGCTGCACCAGGACTAGCACTGCATGGACGCCGCTGACGCCCTCAACGAGATTGCCTTCTGGCTCGAGCGCTCAGCCGCGCCGACGTTCAAGGTCCAGGCATTCCGGAAGGCGGCCGGTGTCATCAGCCCACTGACACCGGACGAGGTGGCGGAGCGCGCCCGCGACGGCAGGCTCAAGCGAACGAAGGGGATCGGGGACACCACCTTCAACGTCATCCGGCAGGCTGTGGACGGCGACGTGCCCGACTATCTGGAGAAGCTGCGCCAGGGCGGCGCCAAACCACTCGCCGCGGGGGGAGACGGGCTGCGCCCGCTGCTCCGCGGAGACCTGCACAGCCACAGTGACTGGTCCGACGGCGGTTCCCCTCCGGAGCTGATGGCTGACGCCGCCCGGCACCTGGGCCGGGAATACCTTGCCCTGACGGACCACTCGCCAAACCTCAAGATCGCCAACGGGCTGACTGCCGAGCGCCTCAGCGAGCAGCTGGACGTGGTGGCCGGGCTGAACGGCGCCGCCGACGGGAGCTTCCGGCTGCTGTCCGGCATCGAGGTGGACATCCTGGAAAACGGCGAGCTGGACCAGACGCCGGAGATGCTGGACCGGCTTGACGTGGTGGTGGCCAGCGTCCACTCCAAGCTCCGCTCGGATCGGCGCACCATGACGGAGCGGATGCTCGGCGGCATCCGGGATCCCCACACCAATGTCCTGGGCCACTGCACCGGCCGCCTGCTGCAGGGGTCCCGCGGCACCCGTCCGGAGTCCGAATTCGATGCCGAGCGGGTCTTTGCGGCGTGCGCGGAAGCCAATGTCGCCGTCGAAATCAACTCACGGCCCGAACGGCAGGACCCGCCGGACAACCTGATGCAGCTGGCACTCGAGGCCGGCTGCCTGTTCAGCATCGACAGCGACGCCCACGCCCCGGGCCAGCTCGACTTCCTGCAGTACGGCGCCGAGCGGGCCGAACGCAACGGTGTCCCGGCCGAGCGGATCATCACCACGTGGCCGCTGGACCGGCTTCTGGAGTGGCTGAACAGCAGAAACTAGCGGCGCGGGACGTTGCTCAGGAATTTAGTAAGCATAATGACTATTTTTGGAGGGAGTGGTACACCTTAATTGTTCCGTCGCGGAAGCCGGCGGACCCGTCTCTCCTTGCGAGGTGCACCATGACCGCTATGAATCCGGCGAACCATCTGGACGAACTAGGCCACCGGACCCTTAGAAAAGTGCGCGGCCGCCTCATGCCGCTCATTGTGCTGCTCTACTTCGTGGCATACCTGGACCGGAACAACGTCGGCTTCGCCAAGCTGACCATGAGTGAGGACATCGGCCTCAGTGCCGCGGCCTACGGACTCGGCGCGGGCATGTTCTTCATCGGCTATGCGCTGCTGGAAATCCCCAGCAACGCCGGCATGTACCGGTTCGGGGCCAGGAAATGGATCGCCCGCATCCTGATCTCGTGGGGCATCTTCGCCACGGCCATGGCACTGGTGAACGGGGAGACCACCTTCTACGTCATCCGCTTCTTCCTCGGCGCGGCCGAGGCCGGCTTCTTCCCTGCGATCCTCTTCTACCTGACCCTGTGGTTCCCCGCCCCGCAGCGCGTGCTGGTGCTGGGCATCTTCATCCTCGCCCAGCCCGTCTCCAACGCGCTCGGTGCCCCGGTGTCCGGCCTCCTGCTCCAGATGGAAGGCATCGCCGGCCTGCACGGGTGGCAGTGGCTGTACATCATCGAAGGCATCCCGGCCATCCTCCTCGGCCTGCTTACGCCGGTCCTCATGACGGACCGGCCAAGCCACGCGCACTGGCTCGCCGCCGACGAACGGGAATGGCTCACCCGGACCATGGACGAGGAACTCGCGCACAAGCAAAAGGGCCAGCCGCATCACTTCCTGGCCGGCCTGAAGGATTCCCGGACCGTCGCCTACTCGGCGCTGTACTTCGGCCTGGTCTGCGGCATCTACGGCCTGGGCCTGTGGATGCCCACCATCGTCGCCGCCCTCGGCAAGTTCAGCACCACCCAGGTGGGCTTTATTGTCGCCATCCCGTACACGATTGCGGCCGTGTTCGTTTACTTCTGGGGCCGCCGGTCCGACCGCACGGGCAACCGCGTGCTGCACGCCAGCATCAGCATGGTGATGGCCGCCGTCGGCCTCGTGGCTGCCGGCAGCCTGGTGCAGGTCAACGCCATCCTGGCCCTGATCGCCCTGACCCTCGCGGCCATGGGCATCTACTCCGCCATCGCCCCGTTCCTGGCGATGCCGTCCACCGCGCTGGTGGGAGCCGCCGCCGCGGCCGGCCTCGCGATGGTCAATTCACTCGGCAACCTCGGCGGCTTCGTGGCGCCGTACATCGTGGGCGTGCTCAATGACGCCACCGGCGACAACCGGTCCGGCCTGATGTTCCTGTCTGCCTGCCTCGCGGTCACCGCCGTCGCCACCTATCTGTACGCCCGCAAGCGTCCCGAGGGGCACGTGAAGCCGGGCACACACGCCGCGGTGGGCGAAGAAGCGGTGGCGGCCGACGAGTTCGACGACACCAAATACTAGACGACACCGACTACTGGACGACATCAGGCTCTAGAGGGGATCACCGACATGACGCACCACGACACGTTCCCGGCCGAACGCACCGCGGTGCTGACCGGGGCCGCTTCCGCGCGGGGCATTGGCCGGGCGACGGCGGAAATGCTCGCCAGCGAGGGCTGGTCCGTGGCCATCCTCGATGTCGACGGCGACGCGGCGAGGCGCGCGGCGGAGGACATCTCCTCGGTATACGGCGTGCTGGCCCGTGGCGTGGGCGCCGACGTCTCCGACCAGGCCGCCGTGAACGCCGCCATCGACGAGGTGGAAGCCAACATGCCGCCCATCGTGGCGCTCGCGAACCTCGCCGGCATCAGCTCACCCACGGAGTTCATGGACGAGACGCTTGAGGCGTGGGAGCGGGTCTTCAAGATCAACATGACCGGCACGTTCCTGGTCACCCAGCGCGTGCTGCGCGGAATGATCGAGCGCAGGCTCGGCCGGGTGGTCAGCGTCTCCTCCATCTCCGCGCAGCGTGGCGGAGGCACCTACTCCAAGGTGGCGTACAGCGCGTCGAAGGCAGCCATCATCGGCTTCACCCGGGCCTTGGCCAGGGAGATGGGCCAGTACAACATCACCGTCAACTGCATCGCCCCCGGCCCAGTTGACACCGACATCATGGGCGGCACCCTGACCGACGAACGCAAGGCAGACATGTCCAGGGACATCCTCGTGGGCCGGGTGGGAACTGTCCGCGACATCGCTGCCCTGATGGTGTTCCTGATGGGGGAGGACGCCGGCTACATCACCGCCGCGACGTATGACATCAACGGCGGCCTGCAGATTTCCTGACTGGTTGCTGCGGCTGCCCCGGGGCTCGGCTGCCGCGGGCGGCTCAGGCTGCCGCGGGGCTGGGCGACATCTCGGCCGCCTGGCGCAGCGCCTCGATCATGCTGCGGACGTCCACGATGCCCTTGCCTGCGATGTCGAAGGCGGTGCCGTGGTCCACGGAGGTGCGGATGACGGGCAGGCCCACGGTGATGTTGACGCCGGCTTCGATGCCGAGGACCTTGATCGGTCCGTGGCCCTGGTCGTGGTACATCGCCACGATGAGGTCGTAGTCGCCGCGACCGGCCAGGAAGAACGCCGTGTCCGCGGGGAGCGGGCCGCGGGCGTCGATGCCGTCGGCCTGGAGCTTCTCGATGGCCGGGGTGATCTTCTCGGCTTCCTCACCGTAGCCGAAGAGGCCGTTTTCGCCGGCGTGCGGGTTGATGGCGCACACTCCGATCTTCGGGTTGGCGATGCCGGCGCGCTGCATGGCGCTGTGGCCGCGGCGCACGGTCCGCTCCACCAGGCCGGGCTCGATTTTGTTGATGGCGTCGATGAGGCCTATGTGCGTGGTGACGTGGATGACCTTCACCTTGGGCGTGGACAGCATCATGGACACTTCCTCGACGCCCATGAAGTGCGCCAGCAGTTCGGTGTGGCCGGGGTAGATGTGCCCGGCCTTGTGCAGCGCGGCCTTGTTCAGGGGCGCCGTGCAGATGCCCTGGACGTGGCCGCCCATGCCCAGTTCGCAGGCGATCCGGATGTAGTGGTAGGCGGCGTTGCCGGCCTCGGCGGACTCCTGGCCCCACGGCAGGTCGGCAGAAAGCAGCTTCGGATCGATCACGTTGATCCGGCCGGCCTCGAAGACCGCCTCTCCCACCGTCTCCACCTCGACGATGTTGGCTTCCAGGCCCAGCGCCTTGGCGCCTAGCTGCAGCCGGTGGACGTCGCCGATGACCACGGGGCGGCAGTCGCGGTAGGCGTTCTCGTCGAGAAGGGCACCCACGGTCACCTCGGGGCCTACGCCGGCGCCGTCGCCCATGGTCACGGCGATGAAGGGCCGGGTGTCCTGTTCGGTTGCGTTCACTGCTGATGTCATTGGAGCTCCAGGTTTGAGGGAGGGGTGGGAAGTGCTGTTGGAAGACCGGAGGTCTTTGATGGCGGAGTAGAGCTGGACGAGGGCGTCGTCGTCGCCGAAGCTGCCGGGCTTGGTGCCCACCAGCCGCCCGTCGTCGGAAAGGCTGACCACGGCGCCGTGCTGTACGGACGCCAGCGGGGTCAGCGAGCGGACGCCGAGGGCGTCGAGTACCTCGCGGGCCGTTTCGCCGCCGGTGAGGATCAGGTCTGTGGCTGACGCGGGACCAGTTGCCGCGTCCGCGGCCAGCCGCGCCAGGTTCTGTACGATCCTGCCGGACTCGTCGGGATTGACGACGTCGGCACTGACAGTCAGGGCTGCCGGCTCGCCTGCCGCCAGAAGCCGGTGAGCTTCCGCGAGCCGTGGACGGAAATCCTCCGGACGCTGCAGCTCGTCGGGAGCGATGCGCAGTGCGGTGAAGCCGCCGGCTTCCAGGTTCCGCAGCTGCGCCGCCGCCTTCGCCGAGGCGGAGCCGACGGCGGCCAGCACCGTCCGGGGGACGCCCGCCGTCGTCAGACGGTGTGACACGTGCTGTTGCGCGTTTCGCGCAGAGCCGGGGCACAGCTTCGCGGCCAGCAGCAGGGCCATTCCGCCGGTTCCGGCCAGTACGATGCGCCGCCCGCCGGCCCTGAAGTCCAGGTCCAGCAGCGCGTCCGCGACGGCCTCCAGGTCGGCCGGAGTCTCGCCGTCGACAATCACGGTGGCAGGAGCGGCACTGGATGGTGTTTCAGACAGTGCCTCGCCAGACAGCGCCTTGCCAGATAGTGCCTTGCGAAGGACGGCGGCGAGGCCGCCCGACCGCACCACGGACAGCTCCGCGAGCTGCACTGCAGAGCCAGGACCCAGCAGCTGCGCGATCTCCGCGGGCGGGGCGGCTGCCTCTGCCCGCCACAGTTCGGTGCGGTCCAGCCGGACGCCGTCGGTAAAGGGCCGGCCGCCCACGACTGTCCGGTTCAGCTGGGGGAGGGCGCCGGCCACCACAACGTGATGGCCCAGGGCCGAAAGTGCCGCGAGCTCCGGGCCAACATTGCCCCGCCACAGCGAGTCGATTTTCTTGAACAGGACACCTGCGTCGTTTGCAGCGGGGCTGCCGAAGACGGCTGCCGCAGCCGCGGCTGCCGACTCCGGGGCCACGGCGCGTGAGTGGGTGTCGACAACCACGACATCCGGACGGTGGCCGGCGTCTGCGCCTTCCACAACCGTGTCTGCCGCCGGAGCGGACAGGAGGAGCCGCGTGTCCAGCCCTTGGGCTGCAAAGCATTGCCCTACTTCTGCTGCGCCGGAAAAGTCATCGGCCTGGATGAGGACTGCAGTCACGTCGTCCTCCCTTCTTCTATGGATCGGTAGCACCATGATGGCATGTTTGCGCGAATTGCGCTAGAGCGGTTGCGCATTTCGCGCAGAGATGGCAGAGTGATGCATGTAACACGGCGCAGGCCATCCGGCCGCCAGCCGTCCCATTCAACCGAGAGGTCAACGATGACCGTTCTTCCTCAAGGAAGTGAGATCTCACGGCGCCGCCTCCTGCAGTTTGGCGCAGCCGCCGGATTTCTCCTGGGCACAGGCTCCATGGCCGGGTGTGCCGGCCCCACAGGCCTGCCGGGACCCAGCACCCTGACGCTGGCCCTCAACAGGTCCCTCGTCAGCCTGGACAACAAGCTCAACCAGTTCGACGCCGCCGTCACCGTGCAGCGTGCCGTGCGGCAGGGCCTGACCGCCATCGGCCCCGAAACCAAGCCCATCCTGATCCTGGCGGACCGCTTTGAGATGACCTCGCCCACCGCGTGGACGGTGCGCCTGCGCGAAGGCGTCCGGTATTCGGACGGCACCGCGGTGGCCATCGAGGACATTGCCACCGCACTGAAGATGTACCAGCAGGTGCAGGGCTCCTTCGTCGCCGGGTTCTTCCCGGAATTCCCCACAGTGGTACCGGTGGATGACAGGACGTTCCGGATGGAGTCCAAGAACCCCATCCCCATCCTCGATTCCCTGATGAGCATGATCCTGATCAGCCCGGCAGCCAAGAACAAGCCGGAGGAGCTGCAGGAAGGCGTGGGCACCGGCCCGTACGTGGTGACCAAGTTCAACCGCGGCGCCGGCACCTACAGCCTCAAGCGCAACGAGAACTACTGGGGCCCCGCCCCCAAGGTGGACAACGTCGAGGTCCGGTTCCTGCCGGAGGAATCCAGCCGCGTCATCGCGCTGCGCAGCGGCGAGGTGGACGTCATTGACTCCATCACGCCCGACTCGCGCGAGCAGCTGGCCGGACTTCCCGGCGTCGTCCTGGCCGAGGCGTCCAGCCTCCGGCTGAACCAGATCTTCTACAACTTCCGCAAGCCGGCCAGCCACCCGCTTTCCGACGTCCGCGTCCGCCAGGCCCTCAGCTGGGCTGTCGACGGCGAGGCGCTGGTCAAGGACGTCCTGGTCGACTCGGTCAGCGAAGCCGAAGGTGTGGTCCCGTCCAGCCTCACCGGCTTCGCCAAGACCGGCAATTACACCTACGACCCCGAGAAGGCCAAGGCCACGCTGAAGAGCCTCGGCGTCACGGACCTCAACCTGAAGATCATCTGGGAAACCGGCGAGTTCGCGTCCGACACCTCCGTGATGGAGGCGCTGGTGGAGATGTTCGGCAACATCGGCGTGAAGACCCAGCTGCAGCAGTTCGAGCCCGGCGGCAACATCCTGGCCTGGCGCCAGGGCAAGCAGGGCGACTGGGACCTGCTGGGCAACGGTTTCAGCAGCCCTACCGGCCTGGCCATCACCATGATGCAGGGCATGTACGCCGGAACCGCGGAGAAGGAAAAGACCCGCGACACCTACCAGGGCTACGTGGTCCCGGACGTGCAGGCAAAGATCCAGGCCGCGTCCTCCGAGGTGGATCCGGTACGCCGGGAGCAGCTGCTCGCCACTGCGCAGAAGGCCATCTGGGACACCTGGCCGTGCGCGTGGGCATTCGTTCCCAAGTCGGTGCTGGCCCATCAGAAGCGCGTGGCAGGCCTGGCCCTGGCGCCCACCAACTCCTACCCCCTTGTTGACGTCCGGCTGGAGGCCTGAGTCATGACGAACTACATCCTCAAGCGGCTGGGCCAAGGCCTGCTGACCGTGTTCCTGACGGTCTCCACGGTCTTCATCCTGATCCGCCTCGCTCCGGGTGATCCGGCCGTGTCCTACGCCGGACCGCTGGCCACCACCGAGCAGCTGGCCAAGGTCCGCGAGCAGTTCGGCCTGGACCGTCCCGTGCTGGAGCAGTACTGGATCTTCCTGCAGCAGCTGTTCACCGGCAACCTCGGCACGTCCTACTCGTTCCAGGCGCCGGCCATGCAGGTGGTGGCCGAGCGGATGCCGTACACGCTCACCCTCGCCACCGCGGCCATCCTCCTCACCGCTGTGGTCGCCATCCCGCTGGGGGTGTGGATGGCCCGCCGACCGGACACCAACCGGGAACTCGGCGTCAACGTCCTCACCATAGCCGGGCAGTCCATGCCGGACTTCTGGACCGGCATCATGCTCCTGACCGGGTTCGCCGTCCTGATCCCGCTGTTCCCGGCCTCGGGCTTCGCCACCTGGGGCGGACTGGTCCTCCCCACGGTCACCATCGCCATCCTGCAGATCGCGTTGATCTCACGGATGGTGCGGCGTGAGATGACTGCCAACTTCGCGGCCCCCTACCTGACCGTCGCGCGGTCCAGGGGAGTGGGCGGCCCGGCGCTGACCTGGCGCTATGCCATGGGCAACTCCGCCATTCCGGTCTTCACCGCCCTGGGCACGCGCTTCGCGGCCATGCTGAATGGCGTGGTGGTGGTGGAAGTCGTGTTCGCCTGGCCCGGCGTCGGCTCCCTGATTGTCCGGGCCCTCGAAACGCGCGACTATCCCCTCATCCAGGCGACCGTCCTGCTGACGTCCCTGCTGGCCGTAGCCGTCCAGCTTGTCATCGACCTCGCCTACCCGCTTCTTGATCCCCGCGTTCGTCTTGGAAAGGCGGCAGCAGCATGAGCATCAGCGACACCGCAACGCCGGCGGCATCCGCCGCGCAACCATCCCGGACGCCGTCCCCGAGCGCCGTCACCAAGGAACTCGTCGCGAAGGCGGGGGCCACCCGCCGCCGCAACGCCGCCAAGTGGAAACTGCGCATCGGCGCCGTCTGCACGCTGCTCGTCATCATTCCCATCCTGCTGGCCCAGGTGCTTCCGCTGCCGGACGCCAACCACCAGGACCTCTCCGCCCGGCGGCTGGCTCCGCTCATGGACGGCCACCTGTTCGGCACCGACCAGCTGGGACGCGACCTTCTCTCCCGCGTCCTGCACGGGGGCCAGGTCTCCCTGACCATCGGGATCCTGGCCGTGGTGGTCTCCGGCGCCATCGGCATCATCCTCGGTGCCACCGCCGGCTACTTCGGCGGCTGGGTGGACACAGTGGTCTCCCGCCTCCTCGAAGCCCAGATGTCCCTGCCGCTCCTCATGATGCTGCTCCTGGTGGTGGCGCTCTTCGGCCCCTCGATCCCGGTCATCACCTTCGTGATCGCCATAGCCCAATGGCCCGAAGTGGCCCGGCTGACGCGGTCTATGGTGCTCGTGGAACGCGAAAAGCCCTACGTCTCGGCGGCCCGGATCCTGGGCCTGCACCGCATCCAGATCCTCATCCAGCACATCATCCCGAACGTCATCAAGCAGGCCACCCTGGTTGTCCTGCTTCTCCTGGCCCAGGCCGTGCTCCTGGAAAGCGCCCTGAGCTTCCTCGGCGCCGGCCCGCAGCGTCCGTTTGCCACCTGGGGACGGATCATCTCGGACGGCCAGGACTACATCACCACCTCTTGGTGGATGGTCACCCTGCCCGGCCTGGTGATCGTGCTGATGGTGGTGGGCGTGAACCTGCTGGGCGACGGCCTCCGCGACCGTCCCCGCCGCAAGAAGAAGGGTGCCTGACATGAACGCACAACCCGCCGCCACGAAGGACTACACGGAGCCGGCCCTGCTTGAGGTCCGCGACTTCCAGGTGGAGCTGATCACCGACGCCGGCATCATCCGGGCCGTGGATTCCGTGAACTTCAGCATCCACCGCGGTGAAACGGTCACCATCATCGGTGAGTCCGGTTCGGGCAAATCGACGACGGCGATGGGCATCCTCCGCCTGCTCCCGGACGATCTGGCGGTGCTTTCCGGCACCGTGCTCATCGACGGCGTGGACGTGGTCGCCGAGCCCAAGGCCATCGACAAGGTCCGCGGCCGCACCCTCGCGCTCATCCCGCAGGACCCGATGACGGCGCTGAGCCCCGTGCATTCCATCGGCAGCCAGCTCTCCGAGGCCATCCGGATCGCCAGCGCCGCCTCCAAGGACAAGGGCGCCGTCCGGGCCCGCGCCATCCGGCTGCTGGAACAGGTGCACATTCCCACACCGGAAGTGCAGCTGAAGAAGTACCCGCACCAGCTCTCCGGCGGCATGCTCCAGCGCGTGCTGATCGCGATCGCCCTGGCCAGCGAACCCCAGCTCCTGGTGGCCGACGAACCCACTTCGGCGCTGGACGTCACGGTCCAGGCCGGCATCCTCGACCTCCTGCTGGAACTGCAGGAGCAGCGCGGCATCGGCATCCTGATGATCACGCACGACCTCGGCGTGGCCCGGCTCATCTCAGACCGCATCCATGTGATGAAGGACGGCTCCTTCGTGGAGTCCGGCGATGTCCAGCAGGTCGTGGAGCACCCGGCCACCGAGTACACCCGCAACCTGCTGGCGGCCGTGCCGGTCTTGGGGCCGTGGGACGAAACCCCTGCCGGCAACACGCAGTCCGACCCAGCGGCAGCGGCCGCCCTGACCAACACCGGAGCCAGCCATGACTAAGCCGTTTCTCTCTGTCGAGAACCTCGTGGTGGACTACCACGTGCCGGGCGGAACATTCCGCGCCGTGGATGACGTCTCCTTCTCCGTGGACAAAGGCAAGACGATCGCCGTCGTCGGGGAATCCGGCTGCGGCAAGTCCACGATCGCCAAGGCGCTGATGCGGCTGGTGACCCCGGCCAGCGGCCGGATCGAACTGGACGGGACGGACATCGCAGCCATGAGCGAAGCCAAGCTGCGGCCGCTCCGTTCGAAGTTCCAGATGGTCTTCCAGGATCCGTACGGTTCCCTGGACCCGCACCTCACCGCGCAGGAGATCGTGGCCGAACCGCTGAAGCTGCAGGGCGTCCGGTCCAAGGCCGAACGGCACAAGGAAGCCGCGAAGCTGATCGACCAGGTGGGCCTGCCGGCCAAGTCCCTGGACCGCCACCCTGCGGAGTTCTCCGGCGGCCAGCGGCAACGCATCGGCATTGCTAGGGCGCTCGCCTCCAAGCCGGAACTGCTGGTCTGCGACGAAGCCACGAGTGCGCTGGACGTGTCCGTCCAGGCCCAGGTGCTGCGGCTGCTGAAGTCCATCCAGGACGAAACTGGCATCACTTACGTGTTCATCTCGCACAACCTTGGCGTGGTGCAGGAGATCAGCGATAGCGTCATGGTCATGCAGCGCGGCAAGCTCGTGGAGC
This window harbors:
- a CDS encoding VOC family protein; protein product: MRLKMCSIHVQDPAAAHSFYTETLGFDTLMAMPEHNLFIVKDPGAGGTVGLLLEPSDNPIASTYSKGLYDAGIPAIVFGTPDVKAEYERLSAAGVQFRGEPAEDPSGISAVFDDGCGNYIQLHQD
- a CDS encoding PHP domain-containing protein gives rise to the protein MDAADALNEIAFWLERSAAPTFKVQAFRKAAGVISPLTPDEVAERARDGRLKRTKGIGDTTFNVIRQAVDGDVPDYLEKLRQGGAKPLAAGGDGLRPLLRGDLHSHSDWSDGGSPPELMADAARHLGREYLALTDHSPNLKIANGLTAERLSEQLDVVAGLNGAADGSFRLLSGIEVDILENGELDQTPEMLDRLDVVVASVHSKLRSDRRTMTERMLGGIRDPHTNVLGHCTGRLLQGSRGTRPESEFDAERVFAACAEANVAVEINSRPERQDPPDNLMQLALEAGCLFSIDSDAHAPGQLDFLQYGAERAERNGVPAERIITTWPLDRLLEWLNSRN
- a CDS encoding MFS transporter, with protein sequence MTAMNPANHLDELGHRTLRKVRGRLMPLIVLLYFVAYLDRNNVGFAKLTMSEDIGLSAAAYGLGAGMFFIGYALLEIPSNAGMYRFGARKWIARILISWGIFATAMALVNGETTFYVIRFFLGAAEAGFFPAILFYLTLWFPAPQRVLVLGIFILAQPVSNALGAPVSGLLLQMEGIAGLHGWQWLYIIEGIPAILLGLLTPVLMTDRPSHAHWLAADEREWLTRTMDEELAHKQKGQPHHFLAGLKDSRTVAYSALYFGLVCGIYGLGLWMPTIVAALGKFSTTQVGFIVAIPYTIAAVFVYFWGRRSDRTGNRVLHASISMVMAAVGLVAAGSLVQVNAILALIALTLAAMGIYSAIAPFLAMPSTALVGAAAAAGLAMVNSLGNLGGFVAPYIVGVLNDATGDNRSGLMFLSACLAVTAVATYLYARKRPEGHVKPGTHAAVGEEAVAADEFDDTKY
- a CDS encoding SDR family NAD(P)-dependent oxidoreductase — protein: MTHHDTFPAERTAVLTGAASARGIGRATAEMLASEGWSVAILDVDGDAARRAAEDISSVYGVLARGVGADVSDQAAVNAAIDEVEANMPPIVALANLAGISSPTEFMDETLEAWERVFKINMTGTFLVTQRVLRGMIERRLGRVVSVSSISAQRGGGTYSKVAYSASKAAIIGFTRALAREMGQYNITVNCIAPGPVDTDIMGGTLTDERKADMSRDILVGRVGTVRDIAALMVFLMGEDAGYITAATYDINGGLQIS
- the pdxA gene encoding 4-hydroxythreonine-4-phosphate dehydrogenase PdxA; translation: MTAVLIQADDFSGAAEVGQCFAAQGLDTRLLLSAPAADTVVEGADAGHRPDVVVVDTHSRAVAPESAAAAAAAVFGSPAANDAGVLFKKIDSLWRGNVGPELAALSALGHHVVVAGALPQLNRTVVGGRPFTDGVRLDRTELWRAEAAAPPAEIAQLLGPGSAVQLAELSVVRSGGLAAVLRKALSGKALSGEALSETPSSAAPATVIVDGETPADLEAVADALLDLDFRAGGRRIVLAGTGGMALLLAAKLCPGSARNAQQHVSHRLTTAGVPRTVLAAVGSASAKAAAQLRNLEAGGFTALRIAPDELQRPEDFRPRLAEAHRLLAAGEPAALTVSADVVNPDESGRIVQNLARLAADAATGPASATDLILTGGETAREVLDALGVRSLTPLASVQHGAVVSLSDDGRLVGTKPGSFGDDDALVQLYSAIKDLRSSNSTSHPSLKPGAPMTSAVNATEQDTRPFIAVTMGDGAGVGPEVTVGALLDENAYRDCRPVVIGDVHRLQLGAKALGLEANIVEVETVGEAVFEAGRINVIDPKLLSADLPWGQESAEAGNAAYHYIRIACELGMGGHVQGICTAPLNKAALHKAGHIYPGHTELLAHFMGVEEVSMMLSTPKVKVIHVTTHIGLIDAINKIEPGLVERTVRRGHSAMQRAGIANPKIGVCAINPHAGENGLFGYGEEAEKITPAIEKLQADGIDARGPLPADTAFFLAGRGDYDLIVAMYHDQGHGPIKVLGIEAGVNITVGLPVIRTSVDHGTAFDIAGKGIVDVRSMIEALRQAAEMSPSPAAA
- a CDS encoding ABC transporter substrate-binding protein; the encoded protein is MTVLPQGSEISRRRLLQFGAAAGFLLGTGSMAGCAGPTGLPGPSTLTLALNRSLVSLDNKLNQFDAAVTVQRAVRQGLTAIGPETKPILILADRFEMTSPTAWTVRLREGVRYSDGTAVAIEDIATALKMYQQVQGSFVAGFFPEFPTVVPVDDRTFRMESKNPIPILDSLMSMILISPAAKNKPEELQEGVGTGPYVVTKFNRGAGTYSLKRNENYWGPAPKVDNVEVRFLPEESSRVIALRSGEVDVIDSITPDSREQLAGLPGVVLAEASSLRLNQIFYNFRKPASHPLSDVRVRQALSWAVDGEALVKDVLVDSVSEAEGVVPSSLTGFAKTGNYTYDPEKAKATLKSLGVTDLNLKIIWETGEFASDTSVMEALVEMFGNIGVKTQLQQFEPGGNILAWRQGKQGDWDLLGNGFSSPTGLAITMMQGMYAGTAEKEKTRDTYQGYVVPDVQAKIQAASSEVDPVRREQLLATAQKAIWDTWPCAWAFVPKSVLAHQKRVAGLALAPTNSYPLVDVRLEA
- a CDS encoding ABC transporter permease produces the protein MTNYILKRLGQGLLTVFLTVSTVFILIRLAPGDPAVSYAGPLATTEQLAKVREQFGLDRPVLEQYWIFLQQLFTGNLGTSYSFQAPAMQVVAERMPYTLTLATAAILLTAVVAIPLGVWMARRPDTNRELGVNVLTIAGQSMPDFWTGIMLLTGFAVLIPLFPASGFATWGGLVLPTVTIAILQIALISRMVRREMTANFAAPYLTVARSRGVGGPALTWRYAMGNSAIPVFTALGTRFAAMLNGVVVVEVVFAWPGVGSLIVRALETRDYPLIQATVLLTSLLAVAVQLVIDLAYPLLDPRVRLGKAAAA
- a CDS encoding ABC transporter permease, whose translation is MSISDTATPAASAAQPSRTPSPSAVTKELVAKAGATRRRNAAKWKLRIGAVCTLLVIIPILLAQVLPLPDANHQDLSARRLAPLMDGHLFGTDQLGRDLLSRVLHGGQVSLTIGILAVVVSGAIGIILGATAGYFGGWVDTVVSRLLEAQMSLPLLMMLLLVVALFGPSIPVITFVIAIAQWPEVARLTRSMVLVEREKPYVSAARILGLHRIQILIQHIIPNVIKQATLVVLLLLAQAVLLESALSFLGAGPQRPFATWGRIISDGQDYITTSWWMVTLPGLVIVLMVVGVNLLGDGLRDRPRRKKKGA
- a CDS encoding ABC transporter ATP-binding protein; its protein translation is MNAQPAATKDYTEPALLEVRDFQVELITDAGIIRAVDSVNFSIHRGETVTIIGESGSGKSTTAMGILRLLPDDLAVLSGTVLIDGVDVVAEPKAIDKVRGRTLALIPQDPMTALSPVHSIGSQLSEAIRIASAASKDKGAVRARAIRLLEQVHIPTPEVQLKKYPHQLSGGMLQRVLIAIALASEPQLLVADEPTSALDVTVQAGILDLLLELQEQRGIGILMITHDLGVARLISDRIHVMKDGSFVESGDVQQVVEHPATEYTRNLLAAVPVLGPWDETPAGNTQSDPAAAAALTNTGASHD